From a region of the Globicephala melas chromosome 19, mGloMel1.2, whole genome shotgun sequence genome:
- the FFAR2 gene encoding free fatty acid receptor 2 codes for MPSLKSSLILTAYIIIFLTGLPANLLALRAFVGRVRQPHPAPIHILLLSLTLADLLLLLLLPFRMVEAASDFVWYLPELVCAVTGFGFYSSIYCSVWLLAAISIERYLGVAFPVRYKLSRRPLYGVIAALISWILSFGHCTIVIITQYLNSGQRLTNESSIMCYENFTAEQLEVVIPVRLELFLVLFLIPMAVTIFCYWRFVWVMLTQPHVGAQRRRRAVGLAVVTLLNFLVCFGPYNVSHLVGFHTNVSPPWRAEAVVLSSLNASLDPLLFYFSSSAVRRAFGKGLQALRHRGSSLLGRRGKETAEVANVDRGVSQTEGAPSSDYTTD; via the coding sequence ATGCCCAGCTTGAAAAGCTCCTTGATCCTCACAGCCTACATCATCATCTtcctcactggtctccctgccaACCTCCTGGCACTGCGGGCCTTTGTGGGGCGCGTCCGCCAGCCGCACCCTGCGCCCATCCACATCCTTCTGCTCAGCCTGACGCTGGCGGAcctcctgctgcttctgctgctgcctTTCAGGATGGTAGAGGCCGCGTCTGACTTCGTCTGGTACCTGCCTGAGCTAGTCTGTGCTGTCACGGGTTTTGGCTTCTACAGTAGCATCTACTGCAGCGTGTGGCTCCTGGCGGCCATCAGCATCGAGCGCTACCTGGGAGTGGCTTTCCCCGTGCGGTACAAGCTGTCCCGCCGGCCTCTGTATGGAGTGATTGCTGCTCTGATCTCCTGGATCCTGTCCTTTGGTCATTGCACCATAGTGATCATCACTCAGTACCTCAACTCAGGCCAGAGGCTCACGAACGAGAGTAGCATAATGTGCTACGAGAACTTCACGGCAGAGCAGCTGGAGGTGGTGATTCCCGTGCGGCTGGAGCTGTTCCTCGTCCTCTTCCTCATCCCCATGGCGGTCACCATCTTCTGCTACTGGCGCTTTGTGTGGGTCATGCTCACCCAGCCCCACGTGGGGGCCCAGAGGCGGCGCCGAGCCGTGGGGCTGGCTGTGGTGACCCTCCTTAATTTCCTGGTGTGCTTTGGGCCATATAACGTATCCCACCTGGTGGGGTTCCACACGAATGTGAGCCCCCCGTGGCGGGCAGAAGCCGTGGTACTGAGTTCCCTCAATGCCAGTCTGGACCCCttgcttttctatttctcttcttcagcCGTGCGCAGAGCCTTTGGGAAAGGGTTGCAGGCACTGAGGCATCGGGGCTCCTCCCTGCTGGGACGCAGAGGCAAAGAGACAGCAGAAGTGGCGAATGTGGACAGGGGTGTGAGTCAAACAGAGGGAGCGCCGAGTTCTGACTACACCACAGACTAA